Proteins encoded by one window of Chromobacterium violaceum ATCC 12472:
- a CDS encoding peroxiredoxin: MAVLVGKQAPFFAGEKTFSAVLGNGEIVDNYSFKQATAGKYAVVFFYPLDFTFVCPSELIAFDHRLAEFKAKNVEVIGVSIDSQFTHAAWRNTPVEKGGIGQVGYTLVADIQHDLCKAYDVEADGGVAFRGSFLIDKSGVVQHQVVNNLPLGRNVDEMLRMVDALQFTEEHGEVCPAGWNKGKKGMKPSAEGVASYLAENAKDL; this comes from the coding sequence ATGGCCGTACTCGTTGGCAAGCAAGCCCCGTTCTTCGCTGGTGAAAAGACTTTCTCCGCCGTGCTGGGCAATGGCGAGATCGTAGACAACTACTCCTTCAAGCAAGCCACCGCCGGCAAGTACGCCGTGGTGTTCTTCTACCCGCTGGACTTCACCTTCGTCTGCCCGTCCGAACTGATCGCCTTCGACCACCGCCTGGCCGAATTCAAGGCCAAGAACGTGGAAGTGATCGGCGTGTCCATCGACAGCCAGTTCACCCACGCCGCATGGCGCAACACCCCGGTGGAAAAGGGCGGCATCGGCCAAGTCGGCTACACCCTGGTCGCAGACATCCAGCACGACCTGTGCAAGGCCTACGATGTTGAAGCCGACGGCGGCGTGGCTTTCCGCGGCTCCTTCCTGATCGACAAGTCCGGCGTGGTGCAGCACCAAGTGGTGAACAACCTGCCGCTGGGCCGCAACGTCGACGAAATGCTGCGCATGGTCGACGCGCTGCAATTCACCGAAGAGCACGGCGAAGTGTGCCCGGCTGGCTGGAACAAGGGCAAGAAGGGCATGAAGCCGTCCGCCGAAGGCGTGGCTTCCTACCTGGCCGAGAACGCCAAGGACCTGTAA
- the aspS gene encoding aspartate--tRNA ligase, whose translation MRTDYCGLIDKKYLGQTVTVKGWAHRRRDHGGVIFIDLRDREGLVQVVIDPDTPEAFKLADSSRGEYVLSITGIVRERPAGTANSKMISGEIEILAKEIEILNAAATPPFQIDDENLSENVRLTNRVIDLRRPAMQKNLRLRYKVAMGVRNHLDKQGFIDIETPMLTRSTPEGARDYLVPSRVHPGEFFALPQSPQLFKQLLMVAGFDRYYQITKCFRDEDLRADRQPEFTQIDIETSFLNEDEIMDITEGMTKEIFQDVLGVTLPTFPRMTYGDAMFYYGSDKPDMRVALKFTELTDVMKSEEFKVFRGAADMANGRVVALRVPNGASFSRKEIDDYTQFVAIYGAKGLAYIKVNDVTKLNEEGLQSPIVKFLSANGLKEIIARTGAQNGDIIFFGADKAKVVNEAIGALRIKIGHEHGLENGYFVKEWRPLWVVDFPMFEHDEEEDRWTACHHPFTSPKPGHEDLMATDPGKCLARAYDMVLNGWEIGGGSIRIHRADIQEKVFGALKISPEEQQNKFGFLLDNLKFGAPPHGGLAFGLDRLVTLMCGAESIRDVIAFPKTQRAQCLLTNAPNAVDDKQLRELNLRLRQKAEPSA comes from the coding sequence ATGCGCACCGATTATTGCGGACTCATCGACAAGAAATACCTCGGTCAAACCGTGACCGTCAAAGGCTGGGCCCATCGCCGCCGCGACCATGGCGGCGTGATCTTCATCGACCTGCGCGACCGCGAAGGCCTGGTGCAGGTGGTGATCGATCCGGACACCCCGGAAGCGTTCAAGCTGGCCGACAGCAGCCGCGGCGAGTACGTGCTGTCCATCACCGGCATCGTGCGCGAGCGCCCGGCCGGCACCGCCAACAGCAAGATGATCTCCGGCGAGATCGAGATCCTGGCCAAGGAAATCGAAATCCTGAACGCCGCGGCCACGCCGCCGTTCCAGATCGACGACGAGAACCTGTCCGAGAACGTCCGTCTGACCAACCGCGTGATCGATCTGCGCCGCCCGGCGATGCAGAAGAACCTGCGCCTGCGCTACAAGGTGGCGATGGGCGTGCGCAACCACCTGGACAAGCAAGGCTTCATCGACATCGAAACCCCGATGCTGACCCGCTCCACCCCGGAAGGCGCCCGCGACTACCTGGTGCCGTCCCGCGTGCATCCGGGCGAGTTCTTCGCGCTGCCGCAATCGCCGCAGCTGTTCAAGCAGCTGCTGATGGTGGCCGGCTTCGACCGCTACTACCAGATCACCAAGTGCTTCCGCGACGAAGACCTGCGCGCCGACCGCCAGCCTGAATTCACCCAGATCGATATCGAGACCTCGTTCCTGAACGAGGACGAGATCATGGACATCACCGAAGGCATGACCAAGGAGATCTTCCAGGACGTGCTGGGCGTGACGCTGCCGACCTTCCCGCGCATGACCTACGGCGACGCGATGTTCTACTACGGCTCCGACAAGCCGGATATGCGCGTTGCGCTGAAATTCACCGAACTGACCGACGTGATGAAGTCGGAAGAGTTCAAGGTGTTCCGCGGCGCCGCCGACATGGCGAACGGCCGCGTAGTGGCCCTGCGCGTGCCGAACGGCGCGTCGTTCAGCCGCAAGGAAATCGACGACTACACCCAGTTCGTCGCCATCTACGGCGCCAAGGGCCTGGCCTACATCAAGGTCAACGACGTCACCAAGCTGAACGAAGAGGGCCTGCAGTCGCCCATCGTGAAGTTCCTGTCCGCCAATGGCCTGAAGGAAATCATAGCCCGCACCGGCGCGCAGAACGGCGACATCATCTTCTTCGGCGCCGACAAGGCCAAGGTGGTGAACGAGGCGATCGGCGCGCTGCGCATCAAGATCGGCCACGAGCACGGTCTGGAAAACGGCTACTTCGTCAAGGAATGGCGCCCGCTGTGGGTGGTGGACTTCCCGATGTTCGAGCACGACGAGGAAGAAGACCGCTGGACCGCCTGCCACCATCCGTTCACCAGCCCGAAGCCGGGCCACGAGGACCTGATGGCCACCGATCCGGGCAAGTGTCTGGCGCGCGCCTACGACATGGTGCTGAACGGCTGGGAAATCGGCGGCGGCTCCATCCGTATCCACCGCGCCGACATCCAGGAGAAGGTGTTCGGCGCGCTGAAGATCAGCCCGGAAGAGCAGCAGAACAAGTTCGGCTTCCTGCTGGACAACCTGAAGTTCGGCGCGCCGCCGCACGGCGGCCTGGCCTTCGGCCTGGATCGCCTGGTGACGCTGATGTGCGGCGCGGAATCGATCCGCGACGTGATCGCCTTCCCGAAGACCCAACGCGCCCAATGCCTGTTGACCAACGCGCCGAACGCGGTGGACGACAAGCAGCTGCGCGAGCTGAACCTGCGCCTGCGCCAGAAGGCCGAGCCGAGCGCTTGA
- a CDS encoding DUF502 domain-containing protein has product MTLKGYLIAGLLIWLPLAITLWVLNLIIGSLDQTLTLLPAEWRPERLFGMHIPGLGVVFAVLVVMGTGMLAANVLGRRLVEFWHGLLSRTPVVSSIYNSVKQVSDTLLSDSGNAFKNALLVRWPHQNAWTVAFQTGTPAQEILRHAESGEELVSVYVPTTPNPTSGYFIVVPRSDTRELNMSVDEALKYVISMGVVVPNPPPQAQRPRLNDEHNRQG; this is encoded by the coding sequence ATGACCCTGAAGGGGTACCTGATCGCCGGCCTGCTGATCTGGCTGCCGCTGGCGATCACCCTGTGGGTGCTGAACCTGATCATCGGTTCGCTGGACCAGACGCTGACGCTGCTGCCGGCCGAATGGCGTCCGGAGCGGCTGTTCGGCATGCATATCCCCGGCCTCGGGGTGGTATTCGCCGTATTGGTGGTGATGGGCACCGGCATGCTGGCCGCCAACGTGCTGGGCCGCCGCCTGGTGGAGTTCTGGCACGGCCTGCTGTCGCGCACGCCGGTGGTCAGCTCCATCTACAACAGCGTCAAGCAGGTCAGCGACACGCTGCTGTCCGACTCCGGCAACGCGTTCAAGAACGCGCTGCTGGTGCGCTGGCCTCACCAGAACGCCTGGACCGTGGCCTTCCAGACCGGCACGCCGGCCCAGGAGATCCTGCGCCACGCCGAGAGCGGCGAGGAGCTGGTCAGCGTTTACGTGCCGACCACGCCGAACCCCACTTCCGGCTATTTCATCGTGGTGCCGCGCAGCGACACCCGCGAGCTGAACATGAGCGTCGATGAGGCGCTCAAGTACGTCATTTCCATGGGCGTGGTGGTTCCGAACCCGCCGCCGCAGGCTCAGCGCCCGCGGCTGAATGATGAACATAATCGGCAGGGCTAG
- a CDS encoding FmdB family zinc ribbon protein, with protein sequence MPIYEYRCGACGVAKEHLQKLSDAPVAACPECGSADYHKQLSAAGFQLKGSGWYATDFKGGSSSASGGSAPAGGHSCGAGCGCD encoded by the coding sequence ATGCCGATCTATGAATATCGTTGCGGCGCCTGTGGCGTCGCCAAGGAACACCTGCAGAAACTGAGCGACGCCCCGGTGGCCGCCTGTCCGGAATGCGGCAGCGCCGACTACCATAAGCAGCTGTCCGCCGCGGGCTTCCAGCTGAAGGGCTCGGGCTGGTACGCGACCGACTTCAAGGGCGGCTCGTCGAGCGCGTCCGGCGGCTCGGCCCCGGCCGGCGGCCACAGTTGCGGCGCCGGCTGCGGTTGCGACTGA
- the fabI gene encoding enoyl-ACP reductase FabI: MVYQEGQMESIRNILAGKRGLIVGIANENSIAYGCASVLRQLGAECAVTYLNAKAEKYVRPLAEQLQAKLVLPLDVEQPGQLESVFAEIEKRWGELDFIVHSIAYCPMEDLHGRVTDCSLAGFQQAMRVSCYSFIEMARLAEPLMKRGGSLITMSYYGADKVVEHYNIMGPVKAALESVSRYLANELGPKRIRVHAVSPGPLKTRAASGIAHFDQLIEDAIAHAPQNRLVEIEEVGMTCAFLISDAASGLTGQTIYVDGGHHIKA; encoded by the coding sequence ATGGTTTACCAAGAAGGTCAGATGGAAAGCATACGCAACATTCTCGCCGGCAAGAGGGGGCTCATCGTCGGCATCGCCAACGAGAACAGCATCGCCTACGGCTGCGCCAGCGTGCTGCGCCAGCTGGGGGCCGAATGCGCGGTCACCTACCTCAACGCCAAGGCCGAGAAATACGTGCGGCCGCTGGCCGAGCAACTGCAGGCCAAGCTGGTGCTGCCGCTGGACGTGGAGCAGCCGGGCCAGTTGGAAAGCGTATTCGCCGAGATAGAAAAGCGCTGGGGCGAGCTGGATTTCATCGTCCACTCCATCGCCTACTGCCCGATGGAGGACTTGCACGGCCGCGTCACCGACTGTTCGCTGGCCGGCTTCCAGCAGGCGATGCGGGTGTCCTGCTACTCCTTCATCGAGATGGCGCGCCTGGCCGAGCCGCTGATGAAGCGCGGCGGCAGCCTGATCACCATGAGCTACTACGGTGCGGACAAGGTGGTGGAGCACTACAACATCATGGGCCCGGTCAAGGCCGCGCTGGAAAGCGTGTCCCGCTACCTGGCCAACGAGCTCGGCCCCAAGCGCATCCGCGTGCATGCGGTGTCGCCCGGCCCGCTGAAGACGCGCGCCGCCTCCGGCATCGCGCATTTCGACCAGTTGATCGAGGACGCTATCGCCCACGCGCCGCAGAATCGCCTGGTGGAGATAGAGGAAGTGGGCATGACCTGCGCCTTCCTGATTTCGGACGCCGCCAGCGGCCTCACCGGCCAGACCATCTACGTAGACGGCGGACACCACATCAAGGCTTGA
- a CDS encoding phosphate acetyltransferase has product MIHDTHAFDDILQQARQLGALPMAVAHPCSRESLLGAVEAADNGIATPILVAPHARLQKLADELEVDLGRFECIDVEHSHAAAERAVQLTRDGYADILMKGSLHTDEFMSAALARETGIRTDRRISHVWIMKVESYPRYLFITDAAVNIEPDLVTKRDICQNAIDLTHALGIACPKVAILAAVETINPDMRSTLDAAALCKMADRGQITGAILDGPLAFDNAISKEAAQSKGIVSPVAGDPDILLVPDLEAGNMLGKQLTYLAQAASAGIVMGARVPMVLTSRADDASGRLASSAIANLLAHQRRQQGGRP; this is encoded by the coding sequence ATGATTCACGATACCCACGCATTCGACGACATCCTGCAGCAGGCGCGGCAACTGGGCGCGCTGCCGATGGCGGTGGCCCACCCCTGCAGCCGGGAATCGCTGCTGGGCGCGGTGGAGGCCGCCGACAACGGCATCGCCACGCCCATTCTGGTGGCGCCGCACGCTCGGCTGCAGAAACTGGCCGACGAGCTGGAAGTGGACCTCGGGCGCTTCGAGTGCATCGACGTCGAGCACAGCCACGCCGCCGCCGAGCGCGCGGTGCAGCTGACCCGCGACGGCTACGCCGACATCCTGATGAAAGGCAGCCTGCACACCGACGAGTTCATGAGCGCGGCGCTGGCGCGCGAGACCGGCATCCGCACCGACCGCCGCATCAGCCACGTCTGGATCATGAAGGTGGAAAGCTACCCCCGCTACCTGTTCATCACCGACGCCGCGGTCAATATCGAGCCCGACCTGGTCACCAAGCGCGACATCTGCCAGAACGCCATCGACCTGACCCACGCGCTGGGCATCGCCTGCCCCAAGGTGGCCATCCTGGCGGCGGTGGAAACCATCAACCCCGACATGCGCTCGACGCTGGACGCCGCCGCGCTGTGCAAGATGGCCGACCGCGGCCAGATCACCGGCGCCATCCTGGACGGTCCGCTGGCCTTCGACAACGCCATCTCCAAGGAAGCCGCCCAGAGCAAGGGCATCGTCTCGCCGGTGGCCGGCGATCCCGACATCCTGCTGGTGCCGGACCTGGAGGCCGGCAATATGCTGGGCAAGCAGTTGACCTACCTCGCCCAGGCCGCCTCGGCCGGCATCGTGATGGGCGCGCGCGTGCCCATGGTGCTGACCAGCCGCGCCGACGACGCCAGCGGCCGCCTCGCCTCCAGCGCCATCGCCAATCTGCTGGCCCACCAGCGCCGCCAACAGGGAGGGCGTCCATGA
- a CDS encoding acetate/propionate family kinase, producing the protein MNRCLLAINAGSATLKFRAFSPDGRTLLARGMVDRFGSKEARLRLADAKGQALAERDLADAAHAAALAAVLNSLADQGLEAQALVHRVVHGGSRFREPVRIDAEVRAALDDYIALAPLHQPVSLEVVDAFSELDPRLPQIACFDTAFHATQPTVATRFGIARHWHDEGVRRYGFHGLSYAAISRRLPELGLAHGKVVVCHLGSGASACAIESGKSVASSMGFSAVDGLMMGSRPGYIDPEVILYWQEHEGMGVKDVRRELYKNSGLLGVSGVSADMRELLASDLPEAREAVELFCYRAAREAASLAAAMRGLDGLVFTAGIGEHSAEVRARILQQLSWLGFDLDHAANLAHARRLTAAGSRLPAYVLPTDEEGEMARQAARLL; encoded by the coding sequence ATGAACCGCTGCCTGCTGGCGATCAATGCCGGTTCCGCCACGCTGAAGTTCCGCGCCTTCTCCCCGGATGGCCGGACGCTGCTGGCGCGCGGCATGGTGGACCGTTTCGGCAGCAAGGAGGCCAGGCTGCGCTTGGCCGACGCCAAGGGCCAGGCCCTGGCCGAGCGCGATCTGGCCGACGCAGCCCACGCCGCCGCCCTGGCCGCGGTACTCAACAGCCTGGCCGACCAGGGTCTGGAGGCGCAGGCCCTGGTCCACCGCGTGGTGCACGGCGGCAGCCGCTTCCGCGAGCCGGTGCGGATAGACGCCGAAGTCCGCGCGGCGCTGGACGACTACATCGCGCTGGCGCCGCTGCACCAGCCGGTGAGCCTGGAGGTGGTGGACGCGTTCAGCGAACTGGATCCGCGGCTGCCGCAGATTGCCTGCTTCGACACCGCCTTCCACGCCACCCAGCCCACGGTGGCCACCCGTTTCGGCATTGCCCGCCACTGGCACGACGAGGGCGTGCGCCGCTATGGCTTCCACGGCCTGTCCTACGCCGCCATCTCGCGGCGGCTGCCGGAGCTGGGGCTTGCCCACGGCAAGGTGGTGGTCTGCCACCTGGGCAGCGGCGCCAGCGCCTGCGCGATCGAGTCCGGCAAGAGCGTGGCGTCCAGCATGGGCTTCTCGGCGGTGGACGGGCTGATGATGGGCAGCCGTCCAGGCTATATCGACCCGGAGGTGATCCTGTACTGGCAGGAACACGAAGGCATGGGCGTGAAGGACGTGCGGCGCGAGCTGTACAAGAACTCGGGCCTCTTGGGGGTGTCCGGCGTATCCGCCGACATGCGCGAACTGCTGGCCAGCGACTTGCCGGAAGCGCGCGAGGCGGTGGAGCTGTTCTGCTACCGCGCCGCGCGCGAGGCGGCCAGCCTGGCCGCGGCGATGCGCGGCCTGGACGGGCTGGTCTTCACCGCCGGCATAGGCGAACACTCGGCCGAGGTGCGGGCCAGGATATTGCAGCAGCTGTCCTGGCTGGGATTCGATCTCGACCACGCCGCCAACCTCGCCCACGCGCGGCGGCTGACCGCCGCCGGCAGCCGCCTGCCGGCCTACGTGCTGCCCACCGACGAGGAGGGCGAAATGGCGCGCCAGGCCGCGCGCTTGTTATAA
- a CDS encoding glutamine amidotransferase: protein MKTAIAIRHVAFEDLGTLRRVLEMRGYRIEYREAGVDRLDTAALDQADLLVALGGPIGANDEAQYPFLEQELRLLQARLRQRRPTLGVCLGAQLMARALGAKVAPMGHKEIGYAPLKLTEAGRASALAPLADAPVLHWHGDQFAVPRGAQWLAASERCPHQAYAVGDYALGLQFHLEAEPQQLERWLIGHSGELAAAGIDPRELREQNRRHGEALTALAAQVLTRWLGGAGA from the coding sequence ATGAAGACCGCCATCGCGATCCGCCATGTCGCATTCGAAGATCTGGGAACGCTGCGCCGCGTGCTTGAGATGCGCGGCTACCGCATTGAATACCGCGAAGCCGGCGTGGACCGGCTGGACACGGCCGCATTGGATCAGGCGGATCTGCTGGTGGCGCTGGGCGGCCCGATCGGCGCGAACGACGAGGCGCAGTATCCCTTTCTGGAGCAGGAGCTGAGATTGCTGCAAGCGCGGCTGCGGCAGCGGCGGCCGACGCTGGGCGTCTGCCTGGGCGCGCAGCTGATGGCGCGCGCGCTGGGCGCCAAAGTGGCGCCGATGGGGCACAAGGAGATAGGCTACGCGCCGCTGAAGCTGACCGAAGCGGGCCGGGCGTCCGCGCTGGCGCCGCTGGCCGACGCGCCGGTGCTGCACTGGCACGGCGACCAGTTCGCCGTGCCCCGCGGCGCGCAATGGCTGGCCGCCAGCGAGCGCTGTCCGCACCAGGCTTACGCCGTCGGCGATTACGCGCTGGGCCTGCAGTTTCACCTCGAGGCGGAGCCGCAGCAGCTGGAGCGTTGGCTGATCGGCCATAGCGGCGAGCTGGCGGCGGCCGGCATCGACCCGCGCGAGCTGCGCGAGCAGAACCGACGCCATGGCGAGGCGCTGACGGCGCTGGCCGCTCAGGTGCTCACCCGCTGGCTGGGCGGCGCGGGCGCCTGA
- the rpsT gene encoding 30S ribosomal protein S20 produces the protein MANSAQARKRARTALKQRAHNASLRTAFRTAVKKVLKAIEAGDKAAARVVFQASEKVIDRIADKGVFHKNKAARHKSRLSAQIKAMA, from the coding sequence ATGGCTAACAGCGCACAAGCTCGCAAGCGTGCACGCACAGCCCTCAAGCAGCGCGCGCATAACGCCAGCCTGCGTACTGCGTTCCGTACCGCAGTGAAGAAAGTGCTCAAGGCAATCGAAGCCGGCGACAAGGCCGCCGCTCGCGTGGTGTTCCAGGCTTCCGAAAAAGTGATCGACCGCATCGCCGACAAGGGCGTGTTCCACAAGAACAAGGCCGCTCGTCACAAGAGCCGTCTGTCCGCTCAGATCAAGGCCATGGCCTGA